The nucleotide window GCATATAGAGCCAGGAACATCTTAGCAGCATTAGACCATAATGCACACCATGACAGGGGAATGAGCCAAAATAAGGAGGGTCAAGATATGTAAGTCTGAAAAAACTTTATTGTAACATCATCAAACGTAAATGCAGACTAGAACGTATTTATAAATACAGATGTTTTGTGGTGCTGCTGTGTTCTTCAAATTAAAGGCCCTTTTGGCAATCTCTAGGGTTATGTCTTtccaattttaaatttgtctccCACTGTTCATTACATTATGCAAAAGACATCAAACACAAACCAGATGGATTCATTGGTCATCATTTGGTACTGATAAGCATTTATGCATACACATGTAGTTATCTCAGGTCATTTTATATGGTTGCaaggaaaaatgtacaaagaaaTAGCATATTTAAATACAAGGGAGGTATTCCTTACATACTGATGTTATGAAAGTATAATTATTGTGATAGTTGTGCAGTCAATAGACCCTCAAGCGTCAGTGTGGTGTAAGTTTGTAAAGTTggcattttgttgaaattatgtcaAAGTTGTTTCTACTCTAAAAGCCAACATAATAATGAGAAACAAGGCAATAAGTAGTCCTTTCatagcaagaataaaaatggcaTTTGGTGcatgaaaaattttgaacagcTTATTATCTAATCTTTGCATTGTTGTATATGAACCCTGGTACTGATGGCAAGGGATAGAAAAAAGAAAGAGGAATTCAGTATGATATTGCTAAGCAGTAAGGTTGGTTTTCAGAATAACAGTGGAATTAATATCTTCATTTATACGTCACAGATACCACAggaaatacaacaaaaagagCAGCAGATGGTCTGCAGCTCCCGTTAAAGCGCCTAAAACCTACCCATACATTGCACCATTGAAGAAACTAATTTTGGACAAGCGAATACAGGATACACACGGAATGCAGAAAAGAAAAGAGCTTGAGGCGGATGACCCAAGAAGAATTTCACTTCATCTTGCACCAACTGCACCACCATCCACTGCCACTCTAGTTCAAGAGAAAATATCCCGaagaaattaaattcaaagttgACTGACACTGAAAACCAAAATGAACACTATTCTAGTCTAGACGGAACAAACCCAGTATATCGGCTGTAGGGGTCAGGATATCTGTCCCGAATTGCCCAGACACAACAACTGGGAATCACCATACGGTTCCCTGTTCCAAGACGGCCATGTTGCCACATGACATATTGTCTGTAAGCAGCATGTCTGTTGGCATCATTGTTGTCATCACTGTCGTCTGTGGCAAATATCTCTCTTCTGTATATCCTCATCATGGCTAGTACTGCTTCGTTTAATATCAGCACATCAAATTCCtaataaagaaatgaaaaaataacatgTCCGTGTCAAGAAAACAAGAACAGACACCATCAGTATATAACAATTGGCAATTTTTTCCCTTCAGCTGGATTACCCACCCACATACATAGTATCAACACACACCCCTCCCTATATTTTGGTGGATagcaccagttcatgtgttctttTGTTCCAGTCAATTCTCCTGTGTGCGACAGTGAGTGATATCTCATGTAGCTTAGGTCGCCCCTCTGACAATCATATCAGTAGAGCAGAGATTGACCAATTACCCTAACTGAAACATTCAACTAGCAGCATGCTAGGAGCTATGCAGTTAAGTACAATCATTGTGCGcataaattttggaattttaaaagATGTTTTTCACCTAGcagtgttttgctttgtttttttctttccaattttTGACAATGACAATCTAAATAAAACAGTTACCTGGAGTTCATTCAGTCCTTTTTATACAGACCCTCAAATCATCAGGTAGTTGCAGTTGTCAGTTTGCCAAATCAACTCAAAATAGCAACAATTCAGTGTACAAAGTACACTAGTTTTGATATGAATTATGTTTTTATGGTCAAAAATTGATATCCATACAGTTTCATGTTATGAAGCTGTAACTTACATGTCATATATCACAGAAGAGGTGTATCGATTGCTGAGTTGTTTTTATAATTCAGAGTGAACTCTGTAAGGCTGTATCTCTTCAGAAATGTTTATGTCAGATTCACTTTCAAATTGTTACAGTTTATCTGAACAGCATATGTGGTAAGATTATGTCTGTATTTCAGTCAAAGGTGTAAGACTAGTACTGTACTGTTGTCAACATTTACACAGGTTCTCAAGATTACTAAatctgaaaatatcaatttatattAGTCCTTGACAACCAGTTCCCTATTACTTTTTAGTCAACCAGTCAAATTAGTGAGTTACAACAGAATTTCAGCTGAAGATTTGTTAAATACGTACTGGTGTTCTTGATTTACAGTTTTGTGGATGCATTTCACAACAAACCCGCTCAACTTCTGTTGGCATCTGCCGACATCTTGTGCATACACACCAGTCAGGAGGTGGGGtcgttggggggggggggatggtaTCCCTGCTGTTCTGGTACAACCGGAAAAACTAGGTCATGCACCAGCCCAGGATCACGATCCACCATCCTTTTCACCAAAGTTCGTAACTCTGGAGCGTCCATGCTTTCAACAGCTGCCtatacagaaacaaaattttgagtAGTTTACAATGAGAATGAATGAGCTTTATGTTTATGGATTAttgaattatattttatatcaatatgaaaaatatataaacatgtTTATACTTTACCTCTAGTCTTTGGCTTCTTTGATGTAAGCGGGCTACAGCATCACCTATCGAAACTGATAGAGCCCCCCCTACTAGTGCCTCGCCCACGTCTTCCTCTTGACCTTGTAGCTCCTCTCCCCCTTATGCTAGTGCCCCTGCCTCTTCCTCTACCTCTGCCACGACCCCGACTTCTATGTCCTCGTTGACCTCTGTCtcttgaacttgaacttgactCATCAGTTGAACTTGCCTGAAATAATGACATATTAGATTTACCGTCTGCTACTGAATgctaaaatttttcaaaaaaatcaaaggaaaacaaagactGACAAATTTTCAGTGGCCATGTCATTATAGGGTAAATTGACATTTCaattgtttttggtttttgctaGAGAAATTAGCCTTGCACTATAAATTGAAGTAATTTACCTGATTTAGCCCTTCGCACTGGCAAAAGACTATGAAAACATTCAATTCCAAAAGGAGGATGGGACATTGACAAGGCTTGTTAtaatcagtgttctccccagagctatttattatagagtggtggccgccactctataatttttggtaaacaataggaactcattaccataacaattacatttattgttatgcaaattagccgctactctatcagaaaatcctggggagatcacTGTATAATTGATGTAAATAATGCCAATCCTGCCCTGAACGTGACCTTCAGGTATAGAAATAGCAGATTTTTTGCCAGAGTCTGACAGATTTTTAAACAGGCTCGTCATGCCGTTGAAGGACAGGCTGCAAAACATAAACTCTTGTTTTTAACATGTAAGGAATTTTACCATGATGAATCCATAATTCTGTCATTCGGTAGGCTGAATATAAGAATAATTGGGGTCTGATGGCTTTTTACATCGCTAGTTcaagaaattttgtcaaatcggTTGATCTAGTTacgaccatggagctaaaatGTACCATGATACAACTTTCGCAAACATTTTCTGAAACCACTCAAACCTTttctttgttcatcatcttcaaACCATGGACGTACCATGATCAAGCTTAGCTTCAAACAAATGTTGTTTTCACGGTTCGCTCATGAACAGTTTATCTACCCTCCATGAGTTTATAGAGCAATAAAATTTATAACAAAGACGTCGATCAAACGTTACATTTTTTCGTACGCtggatttttggaaataattcaAGAACAACGCTATCACAGCTAGCTAGCCCTGGGTACGacgctgtgtgttccgctacagctaatcgccccgctcaccacagctgtagcggaacacacagcatcgtatgcagggctaACAGCTAGTAAACTTGGCCAAATTCAGATTGAGGCCGTCCTCAACACTGTATTATGAACTGTATTGCATGAAAAAGAACGTTAGCTTTATCGTTGGCGATCGGTTGTAGCGTTGTGATTGCAAGCATGCGGGTATCGCCATTCAATCACATCGACTTCCTGTGTAATAATGTTTACACTTCTGGCGTTCATTAGCTATTGTTTCGACTTCGCGTGTGTACCGGTAATGATACATTGCGAAAGTGCGTAACTTCTATCGATCAAAATTACGATCATTATGATGCTCGAAAAAAGTTTTGCTGGTAGTTTTTATACTAGCGATTCCACTTTCTGCTGTAATTgttcaagaaaaaaatatatgtcagaaatCACCTCGCTTCTACGGTGTTTGGAGAAATACACAAACGAGACATAAGCATAGACTGCCAGTCTGCAGAACGGAAAAGTCATTTTGCCGGTACCGGGATGtcatcgttgttgttgttgtcttaCTTTTAGATAAGTTTCTTTATTCTCTGATCGATGCAAGTCAATGCGGTTACGATTTTCATGGACTATTTATTATTGAAAAGAACAACTTGTATTTGTACTTACCTCGTAATCCATTGTGCTTTGTAAATGGCTCGAGGTCAAGGAGATTACGGGCTTGCGAATTCAGgcttacgcatgcgcactcctgTCGACTGACGTAATTACAGTCTGTGTAGTTCTTAAGCGCGCTGTTCAAACATGGCGACTTGTGCAAATCGCGGCGATGACCGAACGAAGATTAAACGGCGGCGTATGCCTCATTTGGGTAAATTCAAACACTCTTATAATGATACATTGACTTTATTGAAGTTCCCGGTCACATTCGAGTAAATAGTTTTGGGTTTTTTAAAtcgaaaaaatgtcaaaagatacaaataatgtccctttaagtaagaatagtatatgtagaaaaacgACTATTCtatttgcattatctatcttcattcaaaaaatggcaagggttgaaaaactgacattcaaaaaagtgattaaaatcatgattagtaaaattcaaatgcctcttatttaaaatgtaaggATTTtactgtcaaacaaaataattttttttttcaaagagcatttaaagaacacaatttgaaaatttcaaataaaaatgactctgccagagtggagttacattctttggaaattttaaaattgggaggaaagagaagccaggaaatcgggtgatttgcattcatttgaataaattaacacttcattATCACGAAACTTaatgactgcttgacaagctaaaagatAAACCCCACCAACAtgttaatcttgggttaacataatcattaaaattgaattaatatttgaaaaaacgTGATTGTTAAGCAAAATATGCTATGTTGGGTGCAGCACCCCTTAAGACGATAATTCAACAGGGCCGATTTTTTATCCTCTACGGAAGGGGTAACACGTTTGTTAAGCTAAGATTGCATGCCATGAGGTGTTGGCTGACATTATTTTTCGATTACTCATTATGCTGTCGACaggaaagatttttttaaagagTGGATTTTATCAGATAAAATCCTTAGAGTTAATTATTAACACATAAAATATACAAGGCATTGTAAGTAAGATGAATGTAATCAAGAAATGGTAAGATTATTCCACTAGAgcaagctctcatgtgttagtTATTAATGTACATTAGTTTCGGGAAAAACAGTCTATCgatgttgactttgaaattcatGTCAAATAATTCTCATACATGTGACTAAatatgtgaaaaatatttcacgCAAAGTTGACGCCAATATTTGACATACACGTAGCTAGTTGATGTAATGACAAATATTATTATAGCATTTTTCGCTTGCTAATAAAGCACTTCACTAGCAACTCATGAAATAGACTGACCTTGTGATTAAATTGTAATAAACATGCGTGTATCATTATTGACTGATTGGAATATTggttcatttcaaatatatgctAGTCACACTGCTAACAGGTTCATGTGGTTCAATCAATGCCAATTTGGTCAATACGACTTAAAAACACTTCAATATATAACCAATGCAAACAGTATGATGATGTACGGTAGGACTAATAAATATAAATCATACATGTTGAacaccagagagagagagagagagagagagagagagagagagagagagagagagagagagagagagagagagagagacagacagacagacagacagacagacagacagacagacagacagacagacagacagacagaccagcAGGAAGGCAGGTTTAATAAGTGTCGATACTCTCATTCTATGCTAAACCATTTTGATAAAGATCACTTTACAGGCAGTTTGCATGCCTCCGTTGAAGCTAGTCATTTTCGGTGTGGTGTGTTACCGACATGCAACGTAGCTTTTTCAtttgcaaacaaaaataaaaggttCAATTTCCATCATCGCTCCAATAGTGACTCAGCAATTAGAGTATACTTTACCGGTGTCAGTGATAggaaatgtgtgtgtgtttgtgtgactgtaagtgtgtgtgtgtgtatttttttgtgGTTTACCTTTGTACCACTAGGGCAAACTGATGTTATTCTCGTCCATTTCGACAGCGAAGTCTAGTGTTATTTTTCGTAGCCGTACTTCATTAACTGTTCTAATTgtgtatagtttttatgattCGAAACTTTACTTAATCATATTTaaagataaacaaaaacaacGTATGTACTGATAAGATAAAGGGTCGTGACAGATTATGCTCTTTTAATTTACATTACAGATACATATGTCCGCCTCATAAAATGTATAACGCATGTATACCCTAAACTAGGTCATGGCAACTCGGCAAATATATACTTTCTTCACAACTAGTACATGGCGTATTCGATAAACTTCCATTAACAGAAAATACCCTTTTCCTTAGCACCACAACTGAACAGCTACCCATGTTTTGTTAGGTTACAACAGGAAACAACTGCGGGTGGTATACCAAAAATTGTAACGTAATCTTATTACATGCTGAATGCATCTGATCTGATTTcaacaaatgtaaattttaatgtGCTCTTCTTTTCTGTACAACTTGCCATGTTAAGAGTAATTAACTGTAACattcaaattcaacaaaaaaacaacacagcATAACAAGAACTTTCACTCAAAGCCGAATTCCATTTTACatgattgaatatttttatattctcattttttttttcatttttatactTCTTAACGATGATTGTCGAAACATAAAGTATGCTGAATGTTAtttacggcgcgccaaatgttacaaaaatatttatcgattcagtgcaaaaataaactgtctttctcaattgaaataaaattcggtctcattaggaaggaaaaagtaagaaaagtataattaaaaaacaaaagacagaaatgtcatttaatacttcattttaacttgagaaaaaaatctttaagcgtaattaggaaataaacaattttcaacgatttgaaaaagtcatacatccatacttatcgacatacatacacgtataatagttcgcgaaaaaggtgcaatgagtgctgattttacaaaaagaaaaaaagaaaaatatgttatacagtgatacgtccacaaaattcacaagaaaatcactaaaaatcactactaccactcggaaaaaatagtacaaaaaataaaaacgtgaaccacatacagaaaataattgtaaaagaatcagacaaaaaaagccatgcatacataaaattatttatgtacttaagaaaattaaaaagcactacgtctcataataaacgtattatagataatcaaaaatataatatgaatcaccagccgctttgacagtaaagagagaaaatcggtgaaaaaattcggcagtgatggctctagacaaaagtggatctcatctacaaaaaataaaattaaataaaataaaaacgaaaaaataaaaaatgccatgaacagagatacaaaaaacgcgtgggcctgtggaaagaaaaaataaatgaggactcgccacagcaaaaaaaaaaaaaaaaaaaaagaaaaaaaagaaaaaaacgagcactcgccacagaaaaaaaacaacaagcccgaaattacaattattttattcaaaaaactcatggttcacgttcagtttccttcgatcgatgaatccccaacagcggggaatccgatcaccacatactccaatgtttgacgaaatattaattgagcatttcagtgataacgtgacatcttgaaacctagctctgtttggctgggccctgctctacttgaaaccatacttgatgaaatgaagtgggcaatattttctaaagaacgtccaagttagcagtgaatagttccagc belongs to Ptychodera flava strain L36383 unplaced genomic scaffold, AS_Pfla_20210202 Scaffold_70__1_contigs__length_633064_pilon, whole genome shotgun sequence and includes:
- the LOC139128792 gene encoding P2X purinoceptor 7-like, with protein sequence MDYEAAVESMDAPELRTLVKRMVDRDPGLEFDVLILNEAVLAMMRIYRREIFATDDSDDNNDANRHAAYRQYVMWQHGRLGTGNRMVIPSCCVWAIRDRYPDPYSRYTGFVPSRLE